A window from Acidobacteriota bacterium encodes these proteins:
- the rho gene encoding transcription termination factor Rho produces the protein MATHQKRSSGRQPVVDATVAEIPQDTGTASDAGETASAAPASQPQPQQEGGRPQKATLNINDLKDMSIQKLTQVAKDLNVAGATGMRKQDLIFQILKAQTELSGFMFSEGVLEVLPDGFGFLRAPDYNYLPGPDDIYVSPSQIRKFDLQTGDTVSGQVRPPKDGERYFALIKVEAVNFESPDQARNKLFFENLTPLYPQERLRLETTPENLSARVMDLMTPIGKGQRGLIVAPPRTGKTMLLQNIAQSITTNHPEVYLIVLLIDERPEEVTDMQRSVRGEVISSTFDEPAQRHVQVAEMVIEKAKRLVEHKKDVVILLDSITRLARAYNTVAPPSGKVLSGGLDSNALQKPKRFFGAARNIEEGGSITIMSTALIDTGSRMDDVIFEEFKGTGNMEIHLDRKLV, from the coding sequence ATGGCCACTCATCAGAAACGCTCGTCAGGGCGTCAGCCTGTCGTCGACGCGACCGTCGCTGAAATCCCGCAGGACACCGGCACTGCCTCAGACGCTGGCGAGACCGCCAGCGCGGCGCCCGCCTCGCAGCCCCAACCGCAACAGGAGGGGGGGCGCCCGCAGAAGGCCACGCTCAACATCAACGACCTGAAAGACATGAGCATCCAGAAGCTCACGCAGGTCGCCAAGGACTTGAACGTCGCAGGCGCGACGGGCATGCGCAAGCAGGATCTGATCTTCCAGATCCTCAAGGCCCAGACCGAGCTGAGCGGGTTCATGTTCTCGGAGGGCGTGCTCGAGGTGCTGCCCGACGGGTTCGGCTTCCTGCGCGCGCCCGACTACAACTACCTGCCGGGGCCCGACGACATCTACGTCTCGCCGTCACAGATTCGCAAGTTCGACCTGCAGACGGGCGACACCGTCTCCGGCCAGGTGCGGCCGCCCAAGGACGGCGAGCGCTACTTCGCGCTCATCAAGGTCGAGGCGGTCAACTTCGAGTCGCCCGATCAGGCGCGCAACAAGCTCTTCTTCGAGAACCTCACGCCGCTCTACCCGCAGGAGCGGCTCCGTCTCGAGACGACGCCCGAGAACCTGTCGGCGCGCGTGATGGACCTGATGACGCCGATCGGCAAGGGCCAGCGCGGCCTCATCGTCGCGCCGCCGCGCACCGGCAAGACGATGCTGCTGCAGAACATCGCGCAGTCGATCACGACCAATCACCCGGAGGTCTACCTCATCGTGCTGCTCATCGACGAGCGGCCGGAGGAGGTCACCGACATGCAGCGGTCGGTGCGCGGGGAAGTGATCTCGTCCACGTTCGACGAGCCCGCGCAGCGCCACGTGCAGGTGGCCGAGATGGTGATCGAGAAAGCCAAGCGCCTCGTCGAGCACAAGAAGGACGTCGTCATCCTGCTCGACTCGATCACCCGGCTCGCGCGCGCGTACAACACCGTCGCCCCGCCGTCCGGCAAGGTCCTCTCGGGCGGTCTCGACTCGAACGCGCTCCAGAAGCCGAAGCGGTTCTTCGGCGCGGCGCGCAACATCGAAGAGGGTGGCTCGATCACGATCATGTCCACCGCGCTCATCGACACCGGCTCGCGCATGGACGACGTGATCTTCGAGGAGTTCAAGGGCACCGGCAACATGGAGATCCACCTGGATCGCAAGCTGGT
- a CDS encoding CoA-binding protein, with protein MPTIAVIGASNDRLKFGNKAVRAFRDRGYTVVPINPHASSIEGERAYASVLEYPGPIDEATMYVPPQAGGAVLEQLAAKGIRVVWLNPGAESPDLVARARQLGLEPIVACSILGIGQVPDAY; from the coding sequence ATGCCTACGATTGCCGTCATCGGCGCGTCGAACGACCGGTTGAAGTTCGGCAACAAGGCCGTGCGGGCGTTTCGCGACCGTGGCTACACCGTCGTGCCGATCAACCCGCACGCGTCGTCGATCGAAGGCGAGCGCGCGTATGCGAGCGTGCTCGAGTACCCCGGCCCGATCGACGAAGCCACCATGTACGTGCCGCCCCAGGCGGGCGGCGCCGTGCTCGAACAACTCGCGGCGAAGGGCATCCGCGTCGTGTGGTTGAACCCCGGCGCGGAGAGCCCGGACCTCGTCGCCCGGGCCAGGCAGCTCGGCCTCGAGCCGATCGTGGCCTGTTCCATTCTGGGCATCGGACAGGTTCCCGACGCGTACTGA
- a CDS encoding prepilin-type N-terminal cleavage/methylation domain-containing protein yields the protein MTRRARPGADAGFTLIEVLVAMVLTSIGVLALMAATTLMARKITGSQEQFIASQRASEAIESVFKARDNRVLTWAQIRNRVGESGADGGIFFDGPRDVRDPGADGLVNTTDDGDLATVVKPGPDALLGTADDITTPLFGFTREIEIRNLGPSLRRVRVIVRYRTAAGPGQYVLTTFLSSYA from the coding sequence ATGACGCGACGAGCGCGCCCCGGCGCTGACGCCGGCTTCACGCTGATCGAAGTGCTCGTCGCCATGGTGCTGACGAGCATCGGCGTGCTCGCGCTCATGGCCGCCACCACCTTGATGGCTCGCAAGATCACGGGCTCGCAGGAGCAGTTCATCGCCAGTCAGCGGGCGTCCGAAGCGATCGAGAGCGTGTTCAAAGCCCGGGACAACCGCGTGCTCACGTGGGCGCAGATCCGCAACCGCGTCGGCGAGTCCGGCGCCGATGGCGGCATCTTCTTCGACGGCCCGCGCGACGTGCGCGATCCCGGCGCCGACGGCCTCGTCAACACCACCGATGACGGCGACCTGGCGACCGTGGTGAAGCCCGGCCCCGATGCCCTGCTCGGCACGGCCGACGACATCACGACGCCACTGTTCGGGTTCACCCGCGAGATCGAGATCCGCAACCTCGGGCCGTCGCTCCGGCGCGTCCGCGTCATCGTCCGCTATCGCACGGCCGCAGGCCCGGGCCAGTACGTCCTGACGACCTTCCTGTCTTCCTATGCCTGA
- a CDS encoding pilus assembly PilX N-terminal domain-containing protein, whose product MTMPRNDDRGSALVSTMIVLVLLAGLTAGMTAIVVSDTRVRALDSTRTQAFYASHAGLEQLTADLGDLFSGNFAPTAAQINALTLNPPDLGVAWQEPGGGNGYRITFPAGAGGNPAAATMTVMSGPFQGLIGLATPYRLSSTARLPDRSEATLTRTLQTVAIPVFQFGIFSENDLSFFAGPNFNFGGRVHTNANLFVAEGNGNTLTLADRVTAVGEIVRTHLSNGWATSVNYTGNVSVIRAPGVFRNLAANEGSLVGTIGTARNEPTWTNLSTGTYNHNIATGNTGAKRLDLPVVNFGAQPIDLIRRPLPGENVDAPLVLQERFFSLASLRILLSDAAADINGLPGVSAQPPLALGIAEPGGYVGVPFAESPGPGGGGNQTGVRTPANTPVLGGFLKIERQGPAGVWTDVTLEILNLGIAGRQWVDTAGAPAGCAEISPTAVIRLQRMRDLNACATAAQQNSAFNYSPNILYDAREAMQRDGLTAADPVRFGGIIAYVEIDARNLSRWFQGAIGTTGNQALNVNGYTVYFSDRRGNRNAANAETGEYGFEDLVNPASGTGAINNVLDTGEDFNGNGQLESYGATPRAPAAVPGGAPMPWGNLSWPLAAAARPWTSVDPGGAVGQAEEALIARRNPPIFFRRALKLTNGRLGNLVAPGLTIASENPVYVQGDWNANGAFGNPHVATAVIADAVTLLSNAWNDRTSVTNAHSMTNRDAVTTWYRLAVIAGKGISFPQPAGTVQDFGTDGGAHNFLRYLEDWSDQTLNFRGSIVSLYTSRQGNGTYKCCVTVYSPPTRGYNFDTDFLTPALLPPRTPMFRDVNTTGFAQIIRP is encoded by the coding sequence ATGACGATGCCCCGGAACGATGATCGCGGCAGTGCGCTGGTGAGCACGATGATCGTGCTCGTGCTGCTCGCCGGCCTCACCGCCGGCATGACGGCCATCGTCGTCTCGGACACACGCGTGCGCGCGCTGGACAGCACGCGGACGCAGGCGTTCTACGCCTCGCACGCGGGGCTCGAGCAGCTCACGGCCGATCTCGGCGACCTGTTCAGCGGGAACTTCGCGCCGACGGCGGCCCAGATCAACGCGTTGACGCTGAACCCGCCAGATCTCGGCGTCGCCTGGCAGGAGCCCGGCGGGGGCAACGGCTACCGGATCACCTTCCCGGCCGGTGCCGGCGGCAATCCGGCCGCGGCCACGATGACGGTCATGTCCGGCCCGTTCCAGGGATTGATCGGCTTGGCGACGCCGTACCGGCTCAGCTCCACCGCGCGGCTGCCGGACCGGTCGGAAGCGACGCTGACGCGCACGCTGCAGACGGTGGCGATCCCGGTGTTCCAGTTCGGCATCTTCTCGGAGAACGACCTCAGCTTCTTCGCCGGCCCGAACTTCAACTTCGGTGGCCGCGTCCATACGAACGCGAACCTGTTCGTGGCCGAAGGCAACGGCAACACGCTGACGCTCGCCGACCGCGTCACCGCCGTCGGCGAGATCGTCCGGACGCACCTGTCGAACGGCTGGGCCACGAGCGTCAACTACACGGGCAACGTCAGCGTCATCCGGGCGCCCGGCGTCTTCCGGAACCTGGCCGCGAACGAAGGCAGCCTGGTCGGCACGATCGGCACCGCGCGCAACGAGCCGACCTGGACGAACCTGTCGACCGGCACCTACAACCACAACATCGCGACGGGCAACACGGGCGCCAAGCGTCTCGACCTGCCGGTCGTCAACTTCGGCGCGCAGCCGATCGATCTGATCCGGCGGCCGCTGCCGGGCGAGAACGTGGACGCGCCGCTCGTGTTGCAGGAGCGGTTCTTCTCGCTCGCGAGCCTCCGCATTCTCTTGAGCGACGCGGCCGCCGACATCAACGGGCTGCCTGGCGTCAGCGCACAGCCGCCGCTGGCGCTCGGCATCGCGGAGCCCGGCGGTTACGTCGGCGTCCCGTTCGCCGAATCGCCGGGGCCGGGCGGCGGCGGCAACCAGACCGGCGTGCGGACCCCGGCCAACACGCCGGTCCTCGGCGGCTTCCTGAAGATCGAACGGCAGGGCCCGGCTGGCGTCTGGACCGACGTCACGCTCGAGATCCTGAATCTCGGGATCGCGGGACGGCAATGGGTGGACACGGCCGGCGCCCCTGCCGGCTGCGCCGAGATCAGCCCGACCGCCGTGATTCGGCTCCAGCGCATGCGCGATCTCAACGCCTGCGCGACGGCGGCACAGCAGAACAGCGCCTTCAACTACAGCCCCAACATCCTCTACGACGCGCGCGAAGCGATGCAGCGCGATGGCCTCACGGCGGCTGATCCGGTGCGGTTCGGCGGCATCATCGCCTACGTCGAGATCGATGCGCGGAACCTGTCGCGCTGGTTCCAGGGCGCCATCGGCACGACCGGCAACCAGGCGCTCAACGTGAACGGCTACACGGTGTACTTCTCGGACCGGCGCGGCAACCGCAATGCCGCGAACGCCGAAACGGGCGAGTACGGCTTCGAGGATCTCGTCAATCCTGCGTCCGGGACCGGCGCGATCAACAACGTGCTCGACACCGGCGAGGACTTCAATGGCAACGGACAGCTCGAGAGCTACGGCGCGACGCCCCGCGCGCCCGCGGCTGTGCCGGGCGGCGCGCCGATGCCGTGGGGCAATCTCTCGTGGCCGCTCGCGGCCGCGGCGCGGCCCTGGACGTCGGTCGATCCCGGCGGCGCCGTCGGGCAGGCCGAGGAGGCGCTCATCGCGCGGCGCAATCCACCGATCTTCTTCAGACGCGCGCTGAAGCTGACCAACGGCCGGCTGGGCAACCTGGTCGCCCCAGGGCTCACGATCGCCTCCGAGAACCCGGTCTACGTACAGGGCGACTGGAACGCCAACGGCGCCTTCGGCAATCCGCACGTGGCCACGGCGGTGATCGCCGATGCCGTCACGCTGCTCTCCAATGCCTGGAACGACCGCACGTCGGTCACCAACGCGCACAGCATGACGAACCGCGACGCGGTGACCACGTGGTATCGGCTGGCGGTGATCGCCGGCAAGGGCATCTCCTTCCCGCAACCGGCCGGCACCGTGCAGGACTTCGGCACCGACGGCGGCGCTCACAACTTCCTGCGGTACCTGGAAGACTGGTCGGATCAGACCTTGAACTTCCGGGGGTCGATCGTGAGCCTGTACACGAGCCGGCAGGGGAACGGTACCTACAAGTGCTGCGTCACCGTGTACTCGCCGCCGACACGCGGCTACAACTTCGACACGGATTTCCTGACGCCGGCGCTCCTGCCGCCGCGGACGCCGATGTTCCGCGACGTCAACACGACGGGGTTCGCTCAGATCATCCGGCCGTGA
- a CDS encoding FAD-binding protein, whose amino-acid sequence MVERLVAIVGPAHVHTDLRTRELYGTDALQRGALPDVVVAPGTAVEIAAIARLCHDTWTPLVPRGGGTGFTGGAVPVHGGVVLSLERLNRILEIDAPNLLAVVEPNVITGDLQQAVEQVGLFYPPDPASLGRSAIGGNVAECAGGPRAFKYGVTRQYVLGLEAVLPTGEIVQTGGKVVKNVVGYDLTQLLVGSEGTLAIVTKVILRLVPKPPVAVTLRVVFESVRAAVDAVMGMIAARVVPATLELIDRESLDAVAAATGARLAPAGAGALLLIEVDGLAEQVAAEADRVAHACVAAGALDLQRAATDDERQELWRVRREISPALKTIAPTKLNNDIVVPKARVPELLEAVDALARRFRLRIPCFGHVGDGNIHVNIMVPAGDPGALGRAREAEGELFRRVVALEGAISGEHGIGFTKAPYLPLALTPETIALMQRVKQAFDPRGILNPGKIFPDDGPPAPDGRVTAG is encoded by the coding sequence ATCGTGGAACGTCTCGTCGCCATCGTCGGCCCGGCTCACGTCCACACGGATCTCCGCACCCGCGAGCTCTACGGCACGGATGCGTTGCAGCGCGGCGCGCTGCCCGATGTCGTCGTGGCGCCAGGGACCGCCGTCGAGATCGCCGCGATCGCGCGTCTGTGCCACGACACGTGGACGCCGCTCGTCCCGCGCGGCGGCGGCACCGGGTTCACCGGCGGTGCCGTGCCGGTCCACGGCGGGGTGGTCCTCAGCCTGGAACGGTTGAACCGGATCCTCGAGATCGACGCGCCGAATCTGCTCGCCGTCGTCGAGCCGAACGTCATCACCGGCGATTTGCAGCAGGCCGTCGAACAGGTGGGGTTGTTCTACCCGCCGGATCCGGCGAGCCTCGGCCGCTCCGCAATCGGCGGCAACGTCGCCGAGTGCGCCGGCGGGCCTCGGGCGTTCAAGTACGGCGTGACGAGACAGTACGTGCTCGGTCTCGAAGCCGTCCTGCCCACGGGCGAGATCGTGCAGACCGGCGGCAAGGTGGTGAAGAACGTCGTCGGCTACGATCTCACGCAACTGCTCGTCGGTTCCGAGGGCACGCTGGCCATCGTCACGAAGGTGATCCTCCGGCTCGTGCCGAAGCCGCCGGTGGCGGTGACGCTGCGCGTCGTGTTCGAGAGCGTGCGGGCGGCGGTCGATGCCGTCATGGGGATGATCGCCGCGCGCGTCGTGCCCGCGACGTTGGAGCTGATCGATCGCGAGTCGCTCGACGCGGTGGCGGCGGCGACGGGCGCGCGGCTGGCGCCGGCCGGCGCCGGCGCGCTGCTGCTGATCGAAGTAGACGGGCTCGCCGAGCAGGTTGCGGCCGAAGCGGATCGCGTGGCGCACGCCTGCGTCGCGGCAGGCGCCCTGGACCTGCAGCGCGCCGCGACCGACGATGAGCGTCAGGAGCTGTGGCGCGTGCGCCGCGAGATCTCGCCCGCGCTGAAGACGATCGCGCCGACCAAGCTGAACAACGACATCGTCGTGCCCAAGGCGCGCGTGCCCGAGCTCCTGGAGGCGGTGGACGCGCTGGCCCGCCGGTTCCGCCTGCGTATCCCGTGTTTCGGGCACGTCGGCGACGGGAACATCCACGTCAACATCATGGTGCCGGCCGGCGACCCCGGGGCGCTCGGCCGCGCGCGCGAGGCGGAAGGCGAGCTGTTCAGACGAGTCGTCGCGCTCGAGGGCGCCATCAGCGGGGAACATGGGATCGGGTTCACCAAGGCGCCGTACCTTCCGCTCGCGCTGACGCCGGAGACGATCGCGCTGATGCAGCGCGTCAAGCAGGCGTTCGATCCGCGCGGCATCCTCAATCCCGGCAAGATCTTCCCGGACGACGGCCCGCCCGCGCCCGACGGCCGGGTCACGGCCGGATGA
- the coaD gene encoding pantetheine-phosphate adenylyltransferase, translated as MTRVHRLAVCPGSFDPLTNGHVDMIARAARLFDEIVVAVLANTAKTPWFTADARVALTREVLAARSDVSNVRVEAFDGLLAQYVRHVGAVAVVRGLRTSSELADESQMAMMNRHLNADCETVFLVPLPGVSFISSRLIKDVAMMGGSVDGLVPPAVARALAARRGLPYSVTT; from the coding sequence ATGACCCGCGTTCACCGTCTCGCCGTCTGCCCGGGGTCGTTCGATCCGCTGACCAACGGCCACGTGGACATGATCGCGCGCGCGGCCAGGCTCTTCGACGAGATCGTCGTGGCGGTGCTGGCGAACACCGCGAAGACGCCGTGGTTCACGGCCGATGCGCGTGTCGCGCTGACCCGAGAAGTGCTGGCGGCCCGATCCGACGTCTCGAACGTTCGCGTCGAGGCGTTCGACGGCCTGCTCGCGCAGTACGTGCGGCACGTCGGTGCCGTGGCGGTCGTGCGCGGGCTGCGCACGTCCTCGGAGCTCGCCGACGAATCGCAGATGGCGATGATGAACCGCCATCTCAACGCAGACTGTGAAACGGTGTTCCTCGTGCCGCTGCCTGGCGTGTCGTTCATCAGCTCGCGGCTCATCAAGGACGTCGCCATGATGGGTGGCAGCGTCGACGGCCTGGTGCCGCCGGCCGTGGCCCGCGCGCTCGCGGCGCGCCGAGGACTGCCGTATTCGGTGACGACGTGA
- the rsmD gene encoding 16S rRNA (guanine(966)-N(2))-methyltransferase RsmD produces the protein MRIIAGRLKGRRLRAPVGPGVRPTSDRLRETLFNVLRDRMDGARVLDAFAGTGAVGLEAISRGASHVTFVEADRRAAAALCANIDACGAAQGSRVIQDTLHRAATRGAAVLGPFDVIFLDPPYDFADLDGGLADAGRLLAPEGVVVLEHSRRRGAPAAAASLIRQRTLEAGDSALTLYALGGSADTMEVSVPR, from the coding sequence ATGCGCATCATCGCCGGCCGGCTGAAGGGACGGCGGCTGCGCGCGCCGGTTGGCCCCGGCGTGCGTCCGACGAGCGACCGGCTGCGGGAGACGCTCTTCAACGTGCTGCGCGATCGCATGGACGGCGCGCGCGTGCTCGATGCCTTCGCCGGGACGGGCGCCGTGGGGCTCGAAGCGATCAGCCGCGGCGCGTCGCACGTGACGTTCGTCGAGGCCGACCGGCGCGCGGCGGCGGCGCTCTGCGCGAACATCGACGCGTGCGGGGCGGCGCAGGGCTCGCGCGTGATTCAGGACACGCTGCACCGCGCCGCCACACGCGGCGCCGCCGTCCTCGGACCGTTCGACGTCATCTTCCTCGATCCGCCCTACGATTTCGCCGACCTGGACGGCGGGCTGGCCGACGCCGGGCGGCTCCTCGCCCCGGAGGGCGTCGTCGTGCTCGAACACAGCCGTCGCCGTGGCGCCCCAGCGGCCGCCGCGTCGCTCATCAGGCAACGGACGCTCGAGGCCGGCGACAGCGCGCTCACGCTGTACGCGCTCGGCGGCTCGGCTGATACGATGGAGGTCTCGGTCCCCCGATGA